CGAAGCCGGAGCCGGCGCCGCCCATGGTGAAGGAGGGGCGGACGACGACCGGGTAGCCGCCGAGCGTGTCGACGCCCTTGAGGACGTCGTCCATGGAGTGGCAGATGACCGAGCGGGCGGACTCGCCGTGGCCGATCTTCTTGCGGACCTCCTCCACGACGCCCTTGAACAGGTCGCGGTCCTCGCCCTTGCGGATCGCCTCGGGCTTGGCGCCGATCAGCTCGACGCCGTACTTCTCCAGGACACCGTTCTCGTGCAGCGAGATGGCGGTGTTCAGGGCCGTCTGGCCGCCCAGGGTGGGCAGCAGGGCGTCGGGACGCTCCTTGGCGATGATCTTCTCGACGAACTCGGGGGTGATCGGCTCGACGTAGGTGGCGTCGGCGATCTCCGGGTCGGTCATGATCGTCGCCGGGTTGGAGTTGACGAGGACCACGCGCAGGCCCTCGGACCTGAGCACGCGGCACGCCTGGGTGCCGGAGTAGTCGAACTCGGCGGCCTGGCCGATGACGATCGGGCCGGAGCCGATGACCAGGACGGACTGGATATCGGTGCGCTTAGGCACGCTGGCCCTCCATCAGGGAAACGAAGCGGTCGAACAGGTAGGCGGCGTCGTGCGGACCCGCTGCTGCTTCGGGGTGGTACTGGACGGAGAAGGCCGGCTGGTCGAGCAGCTGCAGCCCCTCCACGACGTCGTCGTTCAGGCAGACGTGCGAGACCTCGGCGCGGCCGAATTTCGTCTCGCTGACCTTGTCGAGCGGCGCGTCCACGGCGAAGCCGTGGTTGTGCGCGGTGACCTCGACCTTGCCGGTCGTCCGGTCCTGGACCGGCTGGTTGATGCCGCGGTGGCCGTACTTCAGCTTGTAGGTGCCGAAGCCGAGGGCGCGGCCGAGGATCTGGTTGCCGAAGCAGATGCCGAACAGGGGCGTCCTGCGCTCCAGGACGGCGCTCATCAGTGCGACGGGGCCGTCGGCGGTCGCCGGGTCGCCGGGTCCGTTGGAGAAGAACACGCCGTCCGGTCCGACGGCGTAGACGTCCTCGGCCGTCGCGGTGGCCGGGAGCACGTGCACCTCGATGCCGCGCTCGGCCATCCGGTGCGGGGTCATGCCCTTGATGCCGAGGTCGATGGCGGCGACCGTGAAGCGCTTCTCGCCGACCGCGGGGACGACGTACGCCTCCTTGGTGGCGACCTCCTCGTAGAGGCTGGCGCCCTTCATCTGCGGCTGGGCCTGGACCCGCTCGACCAGCTCGGCCTCGGGGGCGACGGCCTCGCCGGAGAAGATGCCGGCGCGCATCGAGCCGCGCTCGCGCAGGTGGCGGGTGAGGGCGCGGGTGTCGATCCCGGAGATGCCGACGACGCCCTGCGCGACCAGCTCGTCGTCCAGGGAGCGCTTGGCGCGCCAGTTGGACGGCACGCGCGCGGGGTCGCGCACGACGTAGCCGGAGACCCAGATGCGGCCGGACTCGTCGTCCTCGTCGTTCCAGCCGGTGTTGCCGATCTGCGGGGCGGTCGCGACGACGATCTGGCGGTCGTACGACGGGTCGGTGAGGGTCTCCTGGTAGCCGGTCATGCCGGTGGAGAAGACGGCCTCTCCGAAGGTCTCCCCCACGGCCCCGTAGGCGCGGCCGCGGAAGGTGCGGCCGTCCTCCAGGACGAGTACGGCGGGAAGCGCCGTGTTCCTCTGGGAGGAGCTTCCCCTGGTGGAGGTCGTCATCGCGCGCCTTCCGTGTCGTTGGTCATCTGGTTCAGTGTGTCGACCCATTCGGTGTGCTCGGCCGCGTGGTCGGAGCGGAAGCCGGAGTCGATCAGCTTCTCGCCCAGGGCCCAGGTCACCACCAGCAGTCCGCCCTCGGTGAGGACCT
Above is a genomic segment from Streptomyces collinus Tu 365 containing:
- the carA gene encoding glutamine-hydrolyzing carbamoyl-phosphate synthase small subunit; this encodes MTTSTRGSSSQRNTALPAVLVLEDGRTFRGRAYGAVGETFGEAVFSTGMTGYQETLTDPSYDRQIVVATAPQIGNTGWNDEDDESGRIWVSGYVVRDPARVPSNWRAKRSLDDELVAQGVVGISGIDTRALTRHLRERGSMRAGIFSGEAVAPEAELVERVQAQPQMKGASLYEEVATKEAYVVPAVGEKRFTVAAIDLGIKGMTPHRMAERGIEVHVLPATATAEDVYAVGPDGVFFSNGPGDPATADGPVALMSAVLERRTPLFGICFGNQILGRALGFGTYKLKYGHRGINQPVQDRTTGKVEVTAHNHGFAVDAPLDKVSETKFGRAEVSHVCLNDDVVEGLQLLDQPAFSVQYHPEAAAGPHDAAYLFDRFVSLMEGQRA